The genomic DNA tgcaatattagggccttttatacgagagaaaataaccCGCGGTTTACTCTGGCCTCGGTGTACAAAATACTCAAAAGGAAGTATTTATACGAATAtgtattcccaggtcaatataagccgcggcttgaaaaagatgtgaacgtagattttgtaccatttataagGGGtaaacattcgagtcttctgtaagccgcggccagaaaagccgtggcttattttctctcgtgtaaatgggggtatggccctactgtgattgaccatctttggaggttcgtggttgacaagcaccttgatcattcattttaACGTactggtgcaccggtagtgaagaagacctcattttttttatttatcccaactaatgtcgatcgagatacataattactgttcctttgtgttcaaaatatctttagggcagcaaaaaagtgtttttcttaacctgaaaccttataaaacaagcttaaaattgctgagaaaaaaatcgcataatttacattatttatcgcataattggcctttctaatcgcacaatctgccctgaaaaaatcgcataatttgcattttttaatcgcaccctatcagaaggcctgatttATTTAACTACTGTTATTTCTTGCTTTAATTTATCATTAGTATTCATGCATTACACGTAGTTTTGATGGTACGTCTGTAAGTACTGTAGATAGAGCATTGAGTAGCTTCAAAGTACATGTATCCTTACACTTCTTTAGGCCAAGTGGTGTTTCAAAGATTTaacttttcacaagattttgATGGCTGCATTAGAGGGCAAGGTAGGTAATCTTTCATCTTGTGCTTGTGAAAACAGTTTCTTCATCACTCATCCACTGCACATGGTATTTTTTATTTAGGTCACTGATGAAAAAGGTCATTCAGTTAATCATGTGATATTGGTGTCGTGTGGTGATGTGCCAGTCTGCATTAACACCAAAGTTGCAAGTTTAGGTGGGTGCCTTTGTACTAAAGTGGTCAAACTTCActgctcagttctgttttctttgtctcccaAGTCTGCTTCTGAGTCCTGTACAATGAAAAACAGTCGTACATGTAGCTTCACTTTGCCCAAAGGAGCAAAGTATACGATCCAGCTTTGATCATCATActgtttttaataataaatttaattatgtggctagccttacatacgtatgtttcatccctgccaagggactcatcagagacctttcagCTAACTCGTCAAACATTGCGTTTGAAGTCCCGTATGTAAGGCTAGCCACATAATTATGTATTGTcaaattcttacacttttttcaaggtaataataaatttaattgtatttttttccatattatttatttctgaatgcaataataatcattaataataattattagggGATTTCCCCTACAGTCTTGCacctattttccttcaaaaggggTTGGAATGTCTGGACTGGGACTTGAACTAAATATGAAACTaaggtactgtacatgtacagtatacaGTATACAGTGTACAGGTAGATAACAATGGTGGACTAAAACATAAATTAGGGAGTAAACATCAAGACAAGGATAGCACTGACCACGATGTTGAACATAAAATTACACTGCACTGATCTCTTTGctgatatttttttcagttgagGAGCAGCGACAAGCTCAGGAGGTGAGAATGTTATATTAATATCTCGAGGGATTTAAAGAGACCTTGACATGTACTGTTGGTCAACTTGTGGTAAGGGAGTGGAACTCTTTCAAGATTTGCATTGTGGTTGGTTCTGGTAATCTTGTCAGGgtcaattacatgtattttgaacTTTCTACTTGTAATTCAACTGCCATTCTTAGGTTTTTGTGTGTATGTCATGGATACACGAGGAGTTACATTTACGCATTCTTATCCCACACTAGATCCTCTGTATTGATTTTTTGTAGGATCGTCCTCTTCGGCCTAAACCAGAAGACACCAAGCTGGACACACCTCTTTCTCAGACAGAACCTCCCAGTAATGTCCCTGTGGGGGCAgacacaaaatttaaaaccTTAAACATTGAATATGAGGAAAAAACTGGGCTGTCAAGTACAGACACTGACATGTATGTTGCTGACAATGCAGTGCCATCAACTTTTGATGAAAGTGTCATAACCCAGGCTTCAAATGATAGCTTGCCTTCCCTGCGGGCAGAAGCAGCTGAGTTTTTCCCATCTCCACCTGAAGATAATACACAAAGTAAAATTCCTTTTCACTCAACTTTTGACCAGTCAAGTAAAGTGCCTGGGATTTTACATCTTCCAATGTTGGAAAATAATCCTGTCAATGAAAAACCAGACATTGAGAACACAGAGGCACTACCTGATCATCCCCAGATTCTTCCTGGCTGTGTTGACTTGGCAGAGTATAACCGTATTGTTTCACAGTGCTCTGTGAATACCATAGCTGTGGAAACCCTACCAAAGGCTCGATTTGTTATGATACGATCATCTATACGAAGGATTATTGAGGGGATGAAATGCGATTCGTGGTGCTGGACCCTCGAGAACAACAAACGCCTCAACCGCCTTTATATGGAGCAAACAAGAATTGGAGCTCCACTCTTCTTATTTTTCTCTGGACCTAAGAGTTTAAACTTCTGTGGCATGGCACAGATGGTGTCACCCGTTGATCTCAATGCAAGTTGCCCTACACTGACAAAACCATTTTGGTTTGCTAACAACATGGTGGGAAAATGTACTATCAAGTGGATGTATGTGCATGATCTACATTTCAGAGATGTGATCACTTCTAATAATCATATCAGTGGCTTTAGCAAGTGGCATTTATCAGATCTTGGGAATGGAGCTGAGATCCCCAACAGACTTGGGCAGCTTGTCATCAGGGTTTATGATTCAGGCAACAAATTTCGCTCAATCTTGCAAGTTGCTCTGGAGTCATACCAGACCTCTGAGTTGGAACAACCAAACAATGATCCTTCTATGCCAAGGATAAATCATAAACCTTTTGAACTTCAAGATAGTTTTCCTCTGTCCCAAGAAGAGGACTGGGATCTAGAGGTAGGTCTCTGTTTTTCTGTGCTGGTGCTACATGTATACCTTAGCAACTATCCACAAGAATATCACAATAATTATAACTTCTGCAGTGTCAATTCCACCATTAACCTCTGAGAATCCCTACTAGTGAATACAACATGTGATGCAAAAATGTTGATACTGCAGTCttcatctggaaaaaaaaagtgtttttttctagTATAGTACAACAGTGCTTTCAATAAGATTTAAAGCACATGGCTAAGTAAAtgttacatgtacagctgtagcaCCCACTGGAGGTTGTAAAAGGGTCTGCAACCAGTGGAGGTTGTACAGTAAGCTGTCTGGAATTGTTCTGAGAAGCATGAGCATACATGATGTAGCTGTGCCTCTCAtgtgtattttctttttgtgtgttttttaaTCTAAGATTGAGGAAAGTTTGAAAGCTGCTAAGTCTTTGAAAGTGGAAGCAGTGACTGCCAGCCCAGATGAAAAAGAAGCAATTACTGTCTCAACTGTTGAGCTTGTGTCAGATGAGTCTACACCTATGGAAGTTATAGGAAATGAAACAAGTGATGTCAGTGATGCCTCTGCACATTTTTCTGAGGTTAGTAAAGATGGCGTGAGTATAACATTTGTATCTGtgcaagaagaggaattattaAACACTGTAAGTTCTGAGGAGGATGTTTTCTCGTCACAACCCAGTGACAGCATAGAAGCTGTAAAAGATCAAGGACAATCTTGTGCTGGTTCATCCTTTGAGCCATTACGTGGTGGTACATCAGAATATCAAAAGACTCAAGATGATGCCATTTCTAGCTGTCAGGCACAAAGTGTACAAGGCTCAACCACCGAAGCTCTTTCTGGAGGTGATTGTGTTGACATTGCAAATACAAGTGACTGGGAAAGTTCAAGCCCTGTTAGGGCATTTGGAAATGAAGTGGTATCATCATGCTCTGTAGAAAGAGAATCATCAGAGCTACAGGATAAtgtcaatgaaattcaaaaGGAGAACAGAAGTCTTACAGACCCTGAGCAGAACACGCTGGAATCCAGTGATCCTAACTCTCAAAATGGAAGTTTAAATGGACATAATTCTGGTTCTGAGACTGGCGTCAATGTTCCTGAGGACACTGGCGATAAGAAGTTAAATGACAATGAAGTGCCGCAGGGAGAAATGTCTGATCTAGGATGTGCTGGTGATGTTAGTGGGGATAAGTTTGAGCCTTCTCAAGATTTTGGTGATTCTATGGCTGATGGTGAAGCCGTCATCTGTGAAAGTACATGTAGCAACGTGGATGACAACATCTCAGGTCTGATGCGTAAGTACATGTgttgttggttcaatttttttcctggttcaaattttttaaaaccagttcaattttgattttcctttgtttcagataatgataatgaatatgagacaaacaaaaatcaaaattgaactggtttaaaagattttaaaccaagaaaaagttTGAACCTCAACATGTGCCTTATGAAAGTTGTGGTAAAAAACTTGTCTAAAAAGCAAAGAACCCTGCCACAATCTGGTTGGCTCACTTGGTTGAAGATTGACCACTGCTTGGGATCGAGGTTGTAGGCCTGGCCAGCACCAtgggtcttaaaataaccgaggagTTCAGGGTGTTGTGGTCTCGCCTTAAATCTCCAGCAAAATGTGGGCGGCTTGGCAACGTTGTCTCTAAAAAAGGCTACGGTGCCTGAGGCCACGTAAGCAAAAACAGCCGTAAGTCAAAGGAACTTTGCCAAGTGTTGGAATATGCAGATGtggatgtagatgtagatggaGAAATTACTGTCTttgcaattacatctgcaaatagtttgactttcaagtcttctcagattaGGACTTAGGAATGTTTcgggtgtctgtaagagacaattgcttaaattatccagaTAATTGCGATGATCACTTCACTCTTTCGTCTATAATCCGCACTTCAAATTCATTATGCTGAAGGTGGAAAGTTGTGGAAACTTTTTCTGATCAGAAAATAGACTATAATGTAATTTTCCCACAATCAGGATTAGCTAATCAGGCCTTGAACACCTGCTTGGGCCCTGTTGTTTGATCTCTTATTTCGTTTTCTATAACGACGTAGTCTCATGAATGATATTGAATTCCCTCTAGGTTTGACTAATAATGTACACTCTATGTGCACCCCCCATTAGGAGGGAAATTCCCATTTTTTGGGGCAgatttaccccccccccccgccccttTTCTCAATATTTAAAGAGCTGCTGTAACCAACCGACATTCAAGTGGCACAGAGTGCAATCAGGCGGTTTTACTTTAGACAATGATAAGTTCAGTTTCAGAGCTTTCTTATTTCAAATATATCTTGACTAACGTGAATTTTTTCGGATAGAGGGCATGTGGGGGAGGGTGTGCTCTTGCCGCAATTTCTTCGGCCCCCTCTTTCTGGAAtttctggatccgcccctgaagGAATGAATGACCCTACACTGTCACTTGTATACTAGGAGGTGAAGCAAATCTGCCACACTTAGATGTTGATGGGAACATTCCTCATTCATCCGATAATCTCAGTGATGAAAACCGTGCTTGCCAGACGGGTAATACAAATGGTGAACACCATGGAAGTTCTGAGGACCTCTTGACTGATTATGAAGATTTACCAGTGGAGATAGGTGAAATAGTCATATCCTTGATTATAGTTGTGGTTCCCACctgtcgttttcttttttctttagtcatttcatatttttttaccTGTCTGTTGTTACATTCTTCATCTCTCGTCAAAGGCCTTCTGTTTGACTAGCCACGCAGACCAAACGATTCTGTACTTAATTGTTTAAGCCAGTGCTAGAAACGTATCGCTAAGGCTACGTTTACACGGGTCCGGAAAAATTTTTGCACGgatgaatttaataataataatttttaatacttCTTCTGCGCCCATTTCATAAAATGATCATGGGCGCAAATATGGTTGCGACGACGTTTTGGAGAAGATGGAAAATAATGCCGATCTCGTGTACTGCATCTTCGAGTTTCGTAAGACACATCCACAAGTTAAAACTGAAATCCAACATcagatggaatggatgatagaACGATTGTAGAACAAATTATGAGAAGTCGAAGTCGAAGTCGAAGAAGAGCAGTGAAAAGCGAAGAGCATGTGCTGCCAGCGAGGTGCTCTTGCAAATTTTGTACCTGAACCGCCAGTTTACATGGAACAGTGCAAATTCTTTTACAGATCGCAATGGTGTTTACAGGGATCCGTGCAAAGTTTGAGACCAGTGGCGGCATTTGTTTACTtctctgctgtgattggttaagctaatgcttttagccaatcacgtTGTAGCTAAGTGCAGTACGCGGCAAATCAAACATGCCTTTCTGGAGTCCGGTTTCTGGAAACTCCCGAAACTCGGGTGTCAAAATTCCTTCTGTATCTCAAAAAACGAGAgggtttaagtcgtcaaacttcacagttattctgcttcttgttatcttgaaaagatcttaaaagatcagctttacAAAACAAGCGGATGGCTTTtcgggtctttcgagaaacgggcccctggggcctgtttctcgaaagtcccgataactgttcgggcccgaaaagccagtcgtcaaactgcaatctgcttagTTTGAAAAGCtaatcctttaacatgtttttgatgtaagaaaaacaaagaggattgaagtttgatgacttagaACCTCGCCGTTGCGAAGATATAAATGGAATTGTGGAATCCGAAATAGGCctgaaaagtttcgggacttttgagaaacaggccactggTCCGTGACTTTTTCCACGGCCGGTTGTTTTGTAAGCTGTACATGCTCaccaagaaattcaaatgtgtACGTTGACTCGATCGATGAATATCAGAGACAACTGCCATTTGCAGCAACGTGTACTGCAGTAGCCCAGCTAATCCGGCAAAAATAGCGATGCCCGACAGCTATCGCTCGTCTCCTCATATCTGTATGCCTATTTGAAAGAGTTAtcaaaataa from Montipora capricornis isolate CH-2021 chromosome 2, ASM3666992v2, whole genome shotgun sequence includes the following:
- the LOC138026253 gene encoding uncharacterized protein isoform X3 encodes the protein MAASDVSQVCYNHPDKKADFKCFDCKLDSIINVCAQCNIQVHSLDVFRTHRVEQIVVKVHDRERRLSQDINDIEKLIAVESELLQNVLIRLKYCQQEERETLSHLLQLQTATKRRLAEIKECETRIDKAFSYLTKVSSMLTQCSSPVDSGDGNGNVKDSFVPAVSIPQTKSIDHVPAVSQQTWLHVPLAQESVSHAQNGPSEECPDKLPDEIKGKDMFPVSVVGSLTRNGSFWMKKIGKTDADKELQIQTGIRSYFHNHGHRGNVDVSVGAFCTSLNRFNKEFCRVRIESVASSGMVKIRFVDHGILEEVSRSSLCPIPEEFVDIPFQAMECCLFPNLDTQLPYEAKWCFKDLTFHKILMAALEGKVTDEKGHSVNHVILVSCGDVPVCINTKVASLVEEQRQAQEDRPLRPKPEDTKLDTPLSQTEPPSNVPVGADTKFKTLNIEYEEKTGLSSTDTDMYVADNAVPSTFDESVITQASNDSLPSLRAEAAEFFPSPPEDNTQSKIPFHSTFDQSSKVPGILHLPMLENNPVNEKPDIENTEALPDHPQILPGCVDLAEYNRIVSQCSVNTIAVETLPKARFVMIRSSIRRIIEGMKCDSWCWTLENNKRLNRLYMEQTRIGAPLFLFFSGPKSLNFCGMAQMVSPVDLNASCPTLTKPFWFANNMVGKCTIKWMYVHDLHFRDVITSNNHISGFSKWHLSDLGNGAEIPNRLGQLVIRVYDSGNKFRSILQVALESYQTSELEQPNNDPSMPRINHKPFELQDSFPLSQEEDWDLEIEESLKAAKSLKVEAVTASPDEKEAITVSTVELVSDESTPMEVIGNETSDVSDASAHFSEVSKDGVSITFVSVQEEELLNTVSSEEDVFSSQPSDSIEAVKDQGQSCAGSSFEPLRGGTSEYQKTQDDAISSCQAQSVQGSTTEALSGGDCVDIANTSDWESSSPVRAFGNEVVSSCSVERESSELQDNVNEIQKENRSLTDPEQNTLESSDPNSQNGSLNGHNSGSETGVNVPEDTGDKKLNDNEVPQGEMSDLGCAGDVSGDKFEPSQDFGDSMADGEAVICESTCSNVDDNISGGEANLPHLDVDGNIPHSSDNLSDENRACQTGNTNGEHHGSSEDLLTDYEDLPVEIGTEHYVYTQENLSSSGTFWARVHRKKEEERTFVETMRRMGARIESKNELLEDIHIYKPCAVKGDDGYWYRAHIEKTPHKGKVGIRLLDLGEYWDVYQKELRVLDDEFYVAPPAQAFECSVSFKHPGNMKEKSKMSRVVKKNKKIKVLVKSYSEGTVWVEILS
- the LOC138026253 gene encoding uncharacterized protein isoform X4, which translates into the protein MAASDVSQVCYNHPDKKADFKCFDCKLDSIINVCAQCNIQVHSLDVFRTHRVEQIVVKDRERRLSQDINDIEKLIAVESELLQNVLIRLKYCQQEERETLSHLLQLQTATKRRLAEIKECETRIDKAFSYLTKVSSMLTQCSSPVDSGDGNGNVKDSFVPAVSIPQTKSIDHVPAVSQQTWLHVPLAQESVSHAQNGPSEECPDKLPDEIKGKDMFPVSVVGSLTRNGSFWMKKIGKTDADKELQIQTGIRSYFHNHGHRGNVDVSVGAFCTSLNRFNKEFCRVRIESVASSGMVKIRFVDHGILEEVSRSSLCPIPEEFVDIPFQAMECCLFPNLDTQLPYEAKWCFKDLTFHKILMAALEGKVTDEKGHSVNHVILVSCGDVPVCINTKVASLVEEQRQAQEDRPLRPKPEDTKLDTPLSQTEPPSNVPVGADTKFKTLNIEYEEKTGLSSTDTDMYVADNAVPSTFDESVITQASNDSLPSLRAEAAEFFPSPPEDNTQSKIPFHSTFDQSSKVPGILHLPMLENNPVNEKPDIENTEALPDHPQILPGCVDLAEYNRIVSQCSVNTIAVETLPKARFVMIRSSIRRIIEGMKCDSWCWTLENNKRLNRLYMEQTRIGAPLFLFFSGPKSLNFCGMAQMVSPVDLNASCPTLTKPFWFANNMVGKCTIKWMYVHDLHFRDVITSNNHISGFSKWHLSDLGNGAEIPNRLGQLVIRVYDSGNKFRSILQVALESYQTSELEQPNNDPSMPRINHKPFELQDSFPLSQEEDWDLEIEESLKAAKSLKVEAVTASPDEKEAITVSTVELVSDESTPMEVIGNETSDVSDASAHFSEVSKDGVSITFVSVQEEELLNTVSSEEDVFSSQPSDSIEAVKDQGQSCAGSSFEPLRGGTSEYQKTQDDAISSCQAQSVQGSTTEALSGGDCVDIANTSDWESSSPVRAFGNEVVSSCSVERESSELQDNVNEIQKENRSLTDPEQNTLESSDPNSQNGSLNGHNSGSETGVNVPEDTGDKKLNDNEVPQGEMSDLGCAGDVSGDKFEPSQDFGDSMADGEAVICESTCSNVDDNISGGEANLPHLDVDGNIPHSSDNLSDENRACQTGNTNGEHHGSSEDLLTDYEDLPVEIGTEHYVYTQENLSSSGTFWARVHRKKEEERTFVETMRRMGARIESKNELLEDIHIYKPCAVKGDDGYWYRAHIEKTPHKGKVGIRLLDLGEYWDVYQKELRVLDDEFYVAPPAQAFECSVSFKHPGNMKEKSKMSRVVKKNKKIKVLVKSYSEGTVWVEILS
- the LOC138026253 gene encoding uncharacterized protein isoform X2, which codes for MAASDVSQVCYNHPDKKADFKCFDCKLDSIINVCAQCNIQVHSLDVFRTHRVEQIVVKDRERRLSQDINDIEKLIAVESELLQNVLIRLKYCQQEERETLSHLLQLQTATKRRLAEIKECETRIDKAFSYLTKVSSMLTQCSSPVDSGDGNGNVKDSFVPAVSIPQTKSIDHVPAVSQQTWLHVPLAQESVSHAQNGPSEECPDKLPDEIKGKDMFPVSVVGSLTRNGSFWMKKIGKTDADKELQIQTGIRSYFHNHGHRGNVDVSVGAFCTSLNRFNKEFCRVRIESVASSGMVKIRFVDHGILEEVSRSSLCPIPEEFVDIPFQAMECCLFPNLDTQLPYEAKWCFKDLTFHKILMAALEGKVTDEKGHSVNHVILVSCGDVPVCINTKVASLVEEQRQAQEDRPLRPKPEDTKLDTPLSQTEPPSNVPVGADTKFKTLNIEYEEKTGLSSTDTDMYVADNAVPSTFDESVITQASNDSLPSLRAEAAEFFPSPPEDNTQSKIPFHSTFDQSSKVPGILHLPMLENNPVNEKPDIENTEALPDHPQILPGCVDLAEYNRIVSQCSVNTIAVETLPKARFVMIRSSIRRIIEGMKCDSWCWTLENNKRLNRLYMEQTRIGAPLFLFFSGPKSLNFCGMAQMVSPVDLNASCPTLTKPFWFANNMVGKCTIKWMYVHDLHFRDVITSNNHISGFSKWHLSDLGNGAEIPNRLGQLVIRVYDSGNKFRSILQVALESYQTSELEQPNNDPSMPRINHKPFELQDSFPLSQEEDWDLEIEESLKAAKSLKVEAVTASPDEKEAITVSTVELVSDESTPMEVIGNETSDVSDASAHFSEVSKDGVSITFVSVQEEELLNTVSSEEDVFSSQPSDSIEAVKDQGQSCAGSSFEPLRGGTSEYQKTQDDAISSCQAQSVQGSTTEALSGGDCVDIANTSDWESSSPVRAFGNEVVSSCSVERESSELQDNVNEIQKENRSLTDPEQNTLESSDPNSQNGSLNGHNSGSETGVNVPEDTGDKKLNDNEVPQGEMSDLGCAGDVSGDKFEPSQDFGDSMADGEAVICESTCSNVDDNISGLMRGEANLPHLDVDGNIPHSSDNLSDENRACQTGNTNGEHHGSSEDLLTDYEDLPVEIGTEHYVYTQENLSSSGTFWARVHRKKEEERTFVETMRRMGARIESKNELLEDIHIYKPCAVKGDDGYWYRAHIEKTPHKGKVGIRLLDLGEYWDVYQKELRVLDDEFYVAPPAQAFECSVSFKHPGNMKEKSKMSRVVKKNKKIKVLVKSYSEGTVWVEILS
- the LOC138026253 gene encoding uncharacterized protein isoform X5 codes for the protein MAASDVSQVCYNHPDKKADFKCFDCKLDSIINVCAQCNIQVHSLDVFRTHRVEQIVDRERRLSQDINDIEKLIAVESELLQNVLIRLKYCQQEERETLSHLLQLQTATKRRLAEIKECETRIDKAFSYLTKVSSMLTQCSSPVDSGDGNGNVKDSFVPAVSIPQTKSIDHVPAVSQQTWLHVPLAQESVSHAQNGPSEECPDKLPDEIKGKDMFPVSVVGSLTRNGSFWMKKIGKTDADKELQIQTGIRSYFHNHGHRGNVDVSVGAFCTSLNRFNKEFCRVRIESVASSGMVKIRFVDHGILEEVSRSSLCPIPEEFVDIPFQAMECCLFPNLDTQLPYEAKWCFKDLTFHKILMAALEGKVTDEKGHSVNHVILVSCGDVPVCINTKVASLVEEQRQAQEDRPLRPKPEDTKLDTPLSQTEPPSNVPVGADTKFKTLNIEYEEKTGLSSTDTDMYVADNAVPSTFDESVITQASNDSLPSLRAEAAEFFPSPPEDNTQSKIPFHSTFDQSSKVPGILHLPMLENNPVNEKPDIENTEALPDHPQILPGCVDLAEYNRIVSQCSVNTIAVETLPKARFVMIRSSIRRIIEGMKCDSWCWTLENNKRLNRLYMEQTRIGAPLFLFFSGPKSLNFCGMAQMVSPVDLNASCPTLTKPFWFANNMVGKCTIKWMYVHDLHFRDVITSNNHISGFSKWHLSDLGNGAEIPNRLGQLVIRVYDSGNKFRSILQVALESYQTSELEQPNNDPSMPRINHKPFELQDSFPLSQEEDWDLEIEESLKAAKSLKVEAVTASPDEKEAITVSTVELVSDESTPMEVIGNETSDVSDASAHFSEVSKDGVSITFVSVQEEELLNTVSSEEDVFSSQPSDSIEAVKDQGQSCAGSSFEPLRGGTSEYQKTQDDAISSCQAQSVQGSTTEALSGGDCVDIANTSDWESSSPVRAFGNEVVSSCSVERESSELQDNVNEIQKENRSLTDPEQNTLESSDPNSQNGSLNGHNSGSETGVNVPEDTGDKKLNDNEVPQGEMSDLGCAGDVSGDKFEPSQDFGDSMADGEAVICESTCSNVDDNISGGEANLPHLDVDGNIPHSSDNLSDENRACQTGNTNGEHHGSSEDLLTDYEDLPVEIGTEHYVYTQENLSSSGTFWARVHRKKEEERTFVETMRRMGARIESKNELLEDIHIYKPCAVKGDDGYWYRAHIEKTPHKGKVGIRLLDLGEYWDVYQKELRVLDDEFYVAPPAQAFECSVSFKHPGNMKEKSKMSRVVKKNKKIKVLVKSYSEGTVWVEILS
- the LOC138026253 gene encoding uncharacterized protein isoform X1, with the protein product MAASDVSQVCYNHPDKKADFKCFDCKLDSIINVCAQCNIQVHSLDVFRTHRVEQIVVKVHDRERRLSQDINDIEKLIAVESELLQNVLIRLKYCQQEERETLSHLLQLQTATKRRLAEIKECETRIDKAFSYLTKVSSMLTQCSSPVDSGDGNGNVKDSFVPAVSIPQTKSIDHVPAVSQQTWLHVPLAQESVSHAQNGPSEECPDKLPDEIKGKDMFPVSVVGSLTRNGSFWMKKIGKTDADKELQIQTGIRSYFHNHGHRGNVDVSVGAFCTSLNRFNKEFCRVRIESVASSGMVKIRFVDHGILEEVSRSSLCPIPEEFVDIPFQAMECCLFPNLDTQLPYEAKWCFKDLTFHKILMAALEGKVTDEKGHSVNHVILVSCGDVPVCINTKVASLVEEQRQAQEDRPLRPKPEDTKLDTPLSQTEPPSNVPVGADTKFKTLNIEYEEKTGLSSTDTDMYVADNAVPSTFDESVITQASNDSLPSLRAEAAEFFPSPPEDNTQSKIPFHSTFDQSSKVPGILHLPMLENNPVNEKPDIENTEALPDHPQILPGCVDLAEYNRIVSQCSVNTIAVETLPKARFVMIRSSIRRIIEGMKCDSWCWTLENNKRLNRLYMEQTRIGAPLFLFFSGPKSLNFCGMAQMVSPVDLNASCPTLTKPFWFANNMVGKCTIKWMYVHDLHFRDVITSNNHISGFSKWHLSDLGNGAEIPNRLGQLVIRVYDSGNKFRSILQVALESYQTSELEQPNNDPSMPRINHKPFELQDSFPLSQEEDWDLEIEESLKAAKSLKVEAVTASPDEKEAITVSTVELVSDESTPMEVIGNETSDVSDASAHFSEVSKDGVSITFVSVQEEELLNTVSSEEDVFSSQPSDSIEAVKDQGQSCAGSSFEPLRGGTSEYQKTQDDAISSCQAQSVQGSTTEALSGGDCVDIANTSDWESSSPVRAFGNEVVSSCSVERESSELQDNVNEIQKENRSLTDPEQNTLESSDPNSQNGSLNGHNSGSETGVNVPEDTGDKKLNDNEVPQGEMSDLGCAGDVSGDKFEPSQDFGDSMADGEAVICESTCSNVDDNISGLMRGEANLPHLDVDGNIPHSSDNLSDENRACQTGNTNGEHHGSSEDLLTDYEDLPVEIGTEHYVYTQENLSSSGTFWARVHRKKEEERTFVETMRRMGARIESKNELLEDIHIYKPCAVKGDDGYWYRAHIEKTPHKGKVGIRLLDLGEYWDVYQKELRVLDDEFYVAPPAQAFECSVSFKHPGNMKEKSKMSRVVKKNKKIKVLVKSYSEGTVWVEILS